One segment of Trypanosoma brucei brucei TREU927 chromosome 8, complete sequence DNA contains the following:
- a CDS encoding cullin, putative, translated as MLEEDLEAIRRMKADFEAIGELTDNEFRSDTTISKRMNHYSTVYNAATRITGYDDPRDPMGSGAEELLYVDFQEMLTRYLLKHSNLSAPSEMELFARILKVWERYKVMMKWNVNAFAYLSRFYIVNFSKPPLRQVALRIFHEQVLKKYVPTVVRVTHELLTAERKGEGVNREDVREAIELLSSVTVEQRQEIYNEQFLKQYLELTKDYYVALVAEWGESSSHTELLRQIEGAYNDEDVRCSYYFPPEDKRAVMVQVEEVLLDSSVVLDKLLKSKDGFIAKLKSREKNLLKLYYNLLSRRQKALACLADLTRDGITAEGSEKLRQYDNKERDIDFKSCVVDIMKLQDEFLTLSSECFDGDTAMLKAVKEGIERVYADGVRLTETVKRFVPMSELLAHYADSIIQGSGCSSSQEEELDRVIAALSYVTDRDTFLAHSRDLLAQRILSPKKKFDDNIERSFAHRISHCCGVSSTCYLEGMLHDVDVAEGFRAADKLEAMGVKLPFAFDALVLKKGIWPPRIHSENFTPPPIISEALHSFEAAYLQGTRGRVLTWSYSNSSGDVHAAFKKGPKTLVMPGLQCWVLLAFNGANQLTVDDVVGRFGMTFDDAKPVLLSLVKASILIRESNFPTVSLHDIFIVNDNFTSKLKKMKIAMGRDQNIVAAQSEEVAREVEEDRKPAIDACLVRIMKSRRVLEHSMLVEECKERLLPTFSADPKLVKQRIEELIRKEFIERDANTPGLYRYAA; from the coding sequence ATGCTTGAGGAAGACCTTGAGGCCATACGGCGTATGAAAGCCGATTTTGAGGCGATCGGCGAATTGACCGACAACGAGTTCAGGTCCGACACAACTATCAGTAAGCGTATGAATCACTACAGCACTGTATACAATGCTGCCACGAGGATTACAGGTTATGATGACCCCCGTGACCCGATGGGTTCAGGTGCGGAGGAGCTCCTGTACGTAGACTTTCAGGAGATGCTTACCCGTTACTTATTAAAACACTCCAACTTATCCGCCCCCTCAGAAATGGAGTTATTCGCCAGGATCCTAAAGGTGTGGGAGCGCTACAAAGTAATGATGAAGTGGAACGTGAATGCTTTCGCGTATCTCTCAAGGTTTTATATCGTCAACTTCTCTAAGCCTCCCCTTCGGCAGGTTGCTTTGAGGATATTTCATGAGCAAGTATTGAAGAAGTATGTGCCAACGGTAGTTCGGGTGACCCATGAACTGCTTACTGCTGAACGAAAAGGCGAGGGTGTAAACCGTGAGGACGTTCGTGAGGCTATAGAATTGCTTTCTTCAGTAACCGTTGAGCAACGCCAGGAAATATACAATGAACAGTTTTTGAAGCAGTACCTAGAACTGACAAAGGACTACTATGTTGCGCTAGTGGCGGAGTGGGGCGAATCAAGCTCCCACACGGAACTCCTGCGGCAAATTGAAGGAGCATACAACGACGAAGATGTGAGATGTTCCTATTATTTCCCCCCGGAGGATAAGCGTGCCGTTATGGTTCAGGTGGAGGAGGTATTGTTGGATTCTAGCGTTGTGCTGGACAAATTACTGAAGTCAAAAGACGGTTTCATCGCCAAGCTAAAGAGCCGTGAGAAGAACCTTCTCAAACTCTACTACAATTTGTTGTCTAGACGTCAAAAGGCACTTGCGTGTCTAGCAGACTTGACGAGGGATGGGATAACCGCCGAAGGCAGCGAGAAACTTAGACAATATGATAATAAGGAGAGAGATATCGACTTCAAATCGTGCGTTGTAGACATAATGAAACTTCAGGATGAGTTCCTGACGTTGTCATCAGAATGTTTTGACGGTGACACAGCAATGCTAAAGGCTGTGAAGGAGGGCATAGAGCGGGTGTACGCTGATGGTGTTCGCCTAACGGAGACAGTGAAGCGTTTTGTGCCTATGAGCGAGCTACTGGCGCACTATGCTGACTCCATTATTCAAGGAAGCGGGTGCTCCTCTTcacaggaggaggagttggATAGGGTTATTGCTGCCCTTTCGTATGTGACCGACCGTGACACTTTCCTTGCACATTCACGTGATTTGCTCGCCCAGAGGATATTGTCCCCGAAAAAGAAGTTTGATGACAATATTGAGCGCTCATTTGCGCATCGGATTAGTCATTGCTGTGGTGTGTCTAGCACGTGCTATCTTGAGGGAATGCTTCACGACGTGGACGTTGCTGAGGGATTTAGGGCTGCAGATAAGCTTGAGGCGATGGGCGTGAAGCTTCCCTTCGCCTTCGATGCGTTGGTGCTCAAGAAAGGGATTTGGCCACCACGGATCCACAGTGAAAATTTCACACCTCCCCCTATCATTTCCGAGGCTTTACATTCCTTCGAGGCGGCCTACCTTCAAGGCACTAGGGGGCGTGTGCTCACCTGGTCCTATTCTAACAGCAGTGGAGATGTACATGCTGCGTTCAAGAAGGGTCCAAAGACGCTGGTTATGCCCGGCTTGCAGTGTTGGGTGCTTTTAGCATTTAACGGCGCCAACCAACTAACGGTCGACGATGTGGTAGGGCGCTTTGGAATGACATTCGACGATGCGAAGCCTGTGCTACTCTCCTTGGTGAAGGCATCCATCCTGATTAGGGAGTCGAACTTTCCAACTGTTTCCTTGCATGACATATTCATCGTGAACGATAATTTTACTAGTAAACtaaagaagatgaagataGCAATGGGGAGGGACCAAAATATTGTTGCTGCCCAGAGTGAAGAGGTTGCACGGGAGGTCGAGGAGGACAGGAAGCCCGCTATAGACGCCTGCTTGGTTCGCATTATGAAGAGCCGTCGCGTCCTTGAGCATTCGATGCTCGTGGAGGAATGTAAGGAAAGACTGCTTCCAACGTTTTCCGCCGATCCTAAGTTGGTTAAGCAACGAATAGAGGAACTAATTCGTAAGGAGTTTATCGAACGTGATGCGAACACACCCGGGTTGTACAGGTATGCCGCCTGA
- a CDS encoding TFIIH basal transcription factor complex helicase subunit, putative — translation MIVVVAVTKHCTSPAGMKLFIEDVPVLFPYEYIYPEQLEYMTELKKGLDQGGHMVLEMPSGTGKTTTLLSLLIAYLHHHADEKRKVVYCTRTVGEVDKTASELRKILGLWETEEVGSRPLRGVCLTAKKNLCIEPSVVSRRHLDDVDAGCRSLTAPWQTDQRCVYFDTLENQGFDLRPGAYSLSDLKRLGEENHVCPYYLARKALKVADIVIHSFLYIVDPIVAEVTKEYMDENTIVVMDEAHNVDDVCIEAMSLIVTKDDAFQAKDNVKKLNEAVDRMKATNRQKLQEEYDRLVNGLAMAELARSGESTAGVSVQALNIPQDIAEEAIPGSLRQANHFLAFMQRLVDFTHRVVCRISRTYVADPLTFLTKVKEECSVDVRHLRYLTERLKVLLNTLQITSAHSFHNVSLIAQMFMTLSTHYTDDRYEKPGFVVVCEASDPTRPTIPDPVIRLVCVDASLALREVFAKYRSVILTSGTLSPLDIYPKMLGFSPVIAKSFQMTLSRKCIAPVVVTRSSESVNITAEEVTSSFVVRKNPEAQATVSAAYEDLLRGLAKTVPDGIVCFFTGYQYMSEVLLGWHRSGFLKELSRHKLIFVETQSVDDTATALESYRRACDIGRGAIFMSIARGKIAEGIDFDSHYGRAVVMFGVPFLPPIDEPLRQRIHWMEICLGIPGSEYRNFDAMRQASQCIGRVLRNKTDYGMMLLVDRRFALNDKRKKLPIWIQQCLKENTNLSVDAAVAVARGFFKEMAQPWEYKRDLGTTLFSVETLARKGFLKPSKSSVSRKTVDESRATTTVPPPAEEIIRPVREPDYRKRSRE, via the coding sequence ATGATCGTTGTCGTTGCTGTTACTAAACACTGCACTTCGCCAGCCGGAATGAAGTTGTTCATTGAAGACGTGCCGGTGTTGTTCCCCTACGAATACATATACCCTGAGCAACTGGAATATATGACGGAGCTCAAGAAAGGTTTAGATCAGGGGGGGCATATGGTTCTTGAGATGCCCTCAGGAACTGGTAAAACGACTACACTGTTGTCGTTACTGATAGCTTATCTGCACCACCACGCGGACGAGAAGCGAAAGGTTGTCTATTGCACCCGAACTGTCGGAGAGGTGGACAAAACTGCGAGCGAACTTCGAAAAATTCTGGGTTTATGGGAAACTGAGGAAGTAGGGAGCCGGCCACTGCGCGGGGTTTGCCTAACCGCAAAGAAGAACCTTTGCATCGAACCTAGTGTTGTTTCTAGGAGACATTTAGATGATGTGGATGCCGGGTGCCGCAGCCTTACTGCGCCGTGGCAGACTGACCAGCGTTGTGTGTACTTTGACACCCTTGAAAATCAAGGCTTTGATCTCCGCCCGGGGGCGTATTCCCTGAGCGACCTGAAGCGACTGGGCGAAGAGAATCATGTGTGCCCTTATTACTTGGCTAGGAAGGCGCTAAAGGTTGCGGATATTGTGATTCACTCGTTCCTCTACATTGTAGACCCGATCGTGGCCGAGGTGACGAAAGAGTATATGGATGAGAATACCATTGTTGTGATGGACGAGGCGCACAACGTGGATGATGTTTGCATTGAGGCAATGTCCCTTATTGTCACAAAAGATGATGCGTTTCAGGCCAAAGATAATGTGAAGAAGCTTAATGAGGCTGTCGATCGTATGAAGGCTACAAATCGGCAAAAATTACAGGAAGAGTATGACAGGCTTGTGAATGGCCTGGCGATGGCCGAACTAGCACGCTCCGGAGAGTCCACCGCCGGCGTGTCTGTCCAAGCCCTAAACATACCTCAAGATATTGCTGAGGAGGCGATTCCAGGGAGTCTACGCCAAGCAAATCACTTCTTGGCGTTTATGCAGCGACTAGTTGATTTCACTCATCGTGTAGTGTGCCGGATATCCCGGACATATGTTGCCGATCCACTTACCTTTTTAACaaaagtgaaggaggagTGTTCTGTAGATGTTCGCCATCTGAGATACCTAACAGAGCGTCTGAAGGTGCTACTGAATACTCTCCAGATAACGAGCGCTCACAGTTTTCACAATGTCTCGTTAATTGCGCAGATGTTCATGACACTTTCCACCCACTATACCGACGATCGGTACGAGAAACCTgggtttgttgttgtatgtGAGGCGAGTGATCCAACAAGGCCCACCATCCCGGACCCCGTTATTCGTTTAGTTTGTGTGGATGCTTCTCTAGCGTTGCGGGAAGTATTCGCCAAATACAGGAGTGTGATACTAACGTCCGGTACTCTTTCTCCACTGGACATTTATCCGAAGATGCTTGGTTTCTCACCTGTGATCGCAAAGTCATTCCAGATGACTTTGAGTAGGAAGTGCATTGCCCCTGTGGTGGTGACGAGGAGCAGTGAGAGTGTTAACATTACCGCAGAAGAGGTAACAAGCAGTTTCGTCGTTCGTAAGAATCCGGAGGCTCAGGCAACCGTATCGGCTGCCTACGAGGACCTCTTACGCGGTCTGGCCAAAACAGTACCAGACGgtattgtttgtttcttcactggTTATCAGTACATGAGCGAGGTGCTTCTTGGGTGGCACCGATCCGGGTTTTTGAAGGAACTCTCGCGGCACAAACTCATATTTGTTGAAACGCAATCCGTTGACGACACGGCGACAGCACTGGAAAGCTATCGGCGGGCATGTGATATCGGACGTGGGGCAATCTTTATGTCTATTGCACGAGGGAAGATTGCTGAGGGAATTGACTTTGACAGTCACTATGGGCGAGCGGTCGTGATGTTTGgtgttccctttcttcccccAATCGATGAGCCGTTGCGACAGCGGATACACTGGATGGAGATTTGCTTAGGTATCCCTGGCAGTGAGTATCGTAATTTCGACGCCATGAGGCAGGCGTCACAATGCATTGGGCGTGTGCTGCGTAATAAGACAGACTACGGTATGATGTTACTCGTTGACCGGCGATTTGCTTTGAACGACAAACGCAAGAAATTGCCAATATGGATTCAACAGTGTCTGAAGGAGAACACAAATCTTAGTGTCGACGCGGCGGTCGCAGTTGCCAGGGGTTTCTTCAAAGAAATGGCCCAACCTTGGGAGTACAAACGGGACCTTGGCACCACCTTGTTTTCTGTAGAGACCCTCGCTCGTAAGGGCTTCCTTAAGCCGTCAAAAAGTTCGGTGAGTCGGAAGACTGTGGATGAGAGCCGAGCAACCACTACAGTGCCTCCTCCGGCAGAAGAGATCATTCGCCCGGTGAGAGAGCCTGACTACAGAAAGCGGTCCCGAGAGTGA
- a CDS encoding fatty acid desaturase, putative: MSEAMESKVCDAPAVKKTEYDIPQWSKGNYEINWVAVAVLALPPLMGIGALMAGVPLQTNTLIVGVLFYIFNGMIGITVGYHRLFSHRSFTAHPILQWICAFAGAGAFEGSAKWWCRNHRIHHRYVDTFKDPYDATRGFFFSHIGWMIMKQNYAIPARVDVSDFKYNNIIQFQHRHFFKMAIASGIILPTLVCGLGWGDWLGGYFYAAILKIVFVHHCTFFINSLAHTDLFGAVQTYSDRHTPHDSVVCALLTFGEGYHNFHHEFSQDYRNGIKWYHYDPTKWVIRLCEFVGLASRLVRTPNDIIKLNVNKLKYKRLLKQAAILEREMDECEPAETKMYTWEDIHSLVEKGRKLIVVSNRVIDLDKPLNTGTSYTHDNETFQWYEVHPGGRQVLDLYIGKDATKEFGSGMHKHSAGAESLLHHLQVGYLNE, translated from the coding sequence ATGAGCGAAGCAATGGAAAGCAAGGTCTGTGACGCGCCGGCCGTGAAGAAAACTGAATATGACATTCCACAGTGGTCAAAGGGAAACTATGAAATTAACTGGGTTGCCGTTGCTGTGCTGGCCCTCCCGCCACTTATGGGCATAGGGGCCTTGATGGCGGGTGTCCCGCTGCAGACTAACACGCTTATTGTGGGTGTTTTGTTCTACATATTTAATGGTATGATCGGTATTACCGTAGGGTACCACCGCCTTTTTTCCCACAGGAGTTTTACTGCGCATCCCATCCTCCAGTGgatttgtgcttttgccgGTGCGGGCGCTTTCGAAGGTTCAGCCAAGTGGTGGTGCCGCAATCACCGCATTCATCACCGGTATGTTGACACTTTCAAGGACCCCTATGATGCGACTCGTGGCTTCTTCTTCTCGCACATTGGGTGGATGATCATGAAGCAGAATTATGCAATACCGGCCAGGGTTGACGTTAGCGATTTCAAGtacaacaacatcatccaGTTTCAGCACCGACATTTCTTCAAGATGGCCATTGCGTCTGGCATAATTCTCCCGACGCTTGTCTGTGGCCTTGGGTGGGGTGACTGGCTTGGCGGTTACTTCTACGCAGCTATCCTGAAGATTGTATTCGTACATCACTGCACCTTCTTCATCAACAGTCTCGCTCACACGGACCTCTTTGGTGCCGTACAAACGTATTCGGACCGCCACACACCGCACGACTCTGTGGTTTGCGCTCTCCTCACCTTCGGCGAGGGGTATCACAACTTTCACCACGAATTCAGCCAAGATTACCGCAACGGTATTAAGTGGTATCACTACGATCCAACAAAGTGGGTCATTCGACTGTGTGAGTTCGTGGGCCTGGCGAGTCGACTTGTGCGCACTCCGAACGATATAATTAAACTGAACGTGAACAAGTTGAAGTACAAGCGACTCCTGAAGCAGGCTGCCATCttggagagggaaatggACGAGTGTGAACCGGCTGAGACGAAGATGTACACATGGGAAGATATTCATAGTTTGGtagagaagggaaggaaattgATAGTGGTTAGTAACAGGGTTATTGATCTCGACAAACCACTCAACACTGGCACAAGCTATACTCACGACAACGAAACGTTCCAATGGTATGAGGTTCACCCTGGTGGAAGGCAGGTGCTTGACCTCTATATTGGTAAAGACGCCACGAAGGAGTTTGGTAGCGGAATGCATAAGCACTCGGCAGGTGCAGAGAGCCTTCTCCATCACCTACAAGTGGGCTACTTGAATGAGTGA
- a CDS encoding 60S ribosomal protein L12, putative produces the protein MPPKFDPNQEITVVVRAVGGEVPATASLAPKVGPLGLNAKKIGEDIAKSTKDWKGLKVTCQLRVKNRVATVVVTPSVASRLIRALKEPPRDRKKVKNIKHDGNIAFSEILKIAKESAPNSMGASMKSVVMEVLGTAVSIGCTIDGEHPRAIQEKVQEGKLKVPN, from the coding sequence ATGCCTCCAAAGTTTGACCCCAATCAGGAGATCACAGTCGTCGTCCGTGCTGTGGGTGGTGAGGTGCCTGCAACGGCGTCACTCGCCCCCAAGGTTGGTCCACTCGGTTTGAATGCGAAAAAGATCGGTGAGGACATCGCCAAATCCACGAAGGACTGGAAGGGTCTCAAGGTTACGTGTCAGCTGCGCGTAAAGAACCGTGTGGCTACCGTCGTCGTCACGCCATCTGTCGCCTCAAGGCTGATCCGTGCGctgaaggagccaccgcgcgATCGCAAGAAGGTGAAGAACATTAAGCATGACGGTAACATCGCCTTCTCTGAGATTCTGAAGATTGCGAAGGAGTCCGCGCCGAACTCTATGGGCGCCAGCATGAAATCTGTGGTGATGGAGGTACTTGGCACTGCCGTTTCCATCGGATGTACCATCGACGGTGAGCACCCGCGCGCGATTCAGGAGAAGGTTCAGGAAGGTAAGCTGAAGGTCCCCAACTAA
- a CDS encoding 2-amino-3-ketobutyrate coenzyme A ligase, putative: MFRTVPRYVSSMLREAAAAQLAAIKEAGTYKVERVITSKQSSTINVSTAATPVLNFCANNYLGLADHPEVIQAAKDALDSHGYGLASVRFICGTTDIHKKLEQTMTEFLGMEDTILYPSCFDANAGVFEALLTSEDAIISDALNHASIIDGVRLCKAERHRYAHLDMKELETALQKTQHNRIRLIVTDGVFSMDGDVAPLDKIVQLAEKYNANVMVDDSHASGFMGPGGRGTPALFGVIDKVDILNTTLGKALGGASGGLSSGCKEIVDLQRQKGRPYLFSNTIAPAAVGGTLKVMELLQTTSSARKQLQDNTHLFRTEMKKAGFTLSGHEECPIAPVMLYEARIAAEFAAKMMAEGIYVTAFSYPVVPKGQARIRVQLSAAHTTEDVKLAVDAFTKIKKELNV; this comes from the coding sequence ATGTTCCGCACTGTTCCTCGTTATGTTAGTTCAATGCTGCGGGAAGCGGCGGCTGCACAACTCGCAGCAATCAAGGAGGCTGGTACATACAAGGTGGAGCGAGTTATTACATCCAAGCAAAGCTCCACCATCAATGTCTCGACCGCTGCTACTCCGGTTTTGAACTTCTGTGCGAATAATTATCTTGGCCTTGCGGACCATCCGGAGGTAATCCAGGCAGCGAAGGATGCGTTGGATTCGCACGGATACGGTTTGGCGTCGGTGCGCTTCATCTGCGGTACCACAGATATCCACAAAAAGTTGGAGCAGACGATGACTGAGTTTTTGGGGATGGAAGACACCATTCTTTACCCAAGCTGTTTCGATGCAAATGCCGGTGTGTTTGAGGCACTTCTTACTTCAGAAGATGCGATCATCTCAGATGCACTGAACCACGCGAGCATCATTGACGGCGTACGACTTTGCAAGGCGGAGCGCCACCGCTATGCGCACCTGGATATGAAGGAACTTGAAACTGCGCTACAAAAGACTCAGCATAATCGCATTCGCCTCATTGTCACAGATGGTGTCTTCTCGATGGACGGTGACGTTGCGCCGCTTGACAAAATTGTTCAGCTTGCCGAAAAATACAACGCAAACGTAATGGTTGATGATTCTCATGCCAGTGGCTTCATGGGTCCGGGAGGTCGCGGCACCCCGGCCCTGTTTGGTGTTATCGACAAGGTAGACATCCTGAACACGACACTTGGCAAAGCCCTTGGTGGTGCCAGTGGTGGTCTTTCATCAGGTTGCAAAGAAATCGTCGATCTTCAGCGTCAAAAGGGTCGGCCATATCTCTTCTCCAACACCATCGCTCCTGCAGCTGTGGGTGGTACGCTCAAGGTGATGGAGCTGTTGCAAACCACCTCGAGTGCGCGGAAGCAGCTGCAAGATAACACACATCTGTTTCGTACTGAAATGAAGAAAGCCGGCTTCACACTCAGCGGGCACGAGGAATGTCCCATTGCTCCAGTTATGCTATACGAAGCACGTATTGCTGCTGAATTCGCTGCTAAGATGATGGCTGAAGGAATTTATGTAACAGCGTTCAGCTACCCTGTAGTGCCCAAGGGACAGGCTCGTATTCGAGTGCAACTCTCTGCTGCTCACACTACAGAAGACGTGAAGCTTGCCGTTGATGCTTTTACAAAAATCAAGAAAGAACTTAACGTATAG